From a single Miscanthus floridulus cultivar M001 chromosome 8, ASM1932011v1, whole genome shotgun sequence genomic region:
- the LOC136472207 gene encoding uncharacterized protein: MGTDYYNVLKVNRNATEEDLKKSYRRLAMKWHPDKNPGDVKKEAEAKFKKISEAYEVLSDPQKRAIYDQYGEEGLKASADGGGSTSTNGAAKQRFNPRNAEDVFAEFFGSSKPFENMGRAKSMRFQTEGAGTFGGFGGNENKFRSYNESIGTSSSQARKPPPVETKLPCSLEELYAGSTRKMKISRNVVKPNGQLGTESEILTIDIKPGWKKGTKITFPDKGNEQPNQLPADLVFVIDEKPHDLYTRESNDLLVHRKIDLVDALAGTTVNLKTLDGRDLVIKLTDVVTPGYELVIAKEGMPIVKENGRRGNLRIKFDVNFPKRLSSEQRHSIRKVLGGQHQQQ; the protein is encoded by the exons ATGGGGACGGACTACTACAATGTGCTCAAGGTGAACCGGAACGCCACGGAGGAGGACCTCAAGAAGTCATACCGCCGGCTGGCCATGAAGTGGCACCCCGACAAGAACCCTGGCGACGTCAAGAAGGAAGCCGAGGCCAAATTCAAGAAGATCTCCGAGGCCTACGAG GTTTTGAGTGATCCCCAGAAGAGGGCGATATATGATCAATATGGTGAAGAAGGTCTGAAGGCCTCCGCAGATGGTGGTGGTTCCACATCAACGAATGGGGCTGCCAAGCAACGTTTCAATCCTCGCAATGCTGAAGACGTGTTTGCTGAGTTCTTTGGCAGCAGCAAGCCTTTCGAGAACATGGGGCGAGCGAAGTCAATGAGGTTCCAGACAGAAGGTGCTGGCACTTTCGGTGGGTTCGGTGGGAATGAGAACAAGTTCAGATCATACAATGAATCGATTGGCACCAGTTCGAGTCAGGCTCGGAAGCCGCCACCTGTGGAAACCAAACTGCCCTGCTCACTTGAAGAGTTATACGCAGGTTCAACACGCAAGATGAAGATATCCAGGAACGTTGTGAAGCCGAATGG GCAACTAGGGACCGAATCGGAGATTTTAACAATCGATATAAAGCCTGGCTGGAAGAAGGGAACTAAGATCACATTCCCCGACAAGGGCAACGAGCAGCCAAACCAGCTCCCTGCTGATCTCGTCTTTGTTATCGATGAGAAGCCCCATGATCTGTACACAAGGGAAAGCAACGATCTCCTGGTCCACCGGAAGATTGATTTGGTGGATGCATTGGCAGGAACTACGGTCAATCTGAAGACCCTAGACGGGCGTGACCTGGTGATTAAGCTCACAGATGTGGTGACACCTGGTTATGAGCTTGTGATTGCAAAGGAAGGGATGCCTATCGTCAAGGAGAACGGGAGAAGAGGCAACCTGAGGATCAAGTTCGATGTCAATTTTCCTAAGAGGTTGTCGTCAG